AGTTAATAGAGGTAACTGGCTGTAGGATTCACCCATTTTACTTTCACAAATGCAAAACATGTCAAAGCATAATATTATGAATGGAGTGGTATGAATGGTTTAGGATTAACTTTCTTGCAATGGGCTCAGTCAAACTGAACAAGCCTGTGACTCCTAACTGATCTTTACTTTCCATTCTATAATTTTCTGTACCttcacaaaatatcataaattttcaataaccattacaagtcttttgtagacAAAATTTTTTTACCAtgtgaataaagtttgaactgaaagGTAAAGAGAAAATTTTCTGAAtggaaaataacacaatattgaattttattgtatttttattggtAATAAATAGCATAGTGTAAAATGTCATTAAGAACTACTAGCAATTTGACAAAGAGAAGATGTGGCAGGTAGGCATGGCAAGAAGATtctgattttataatttatggctctgtaaccaaataacatAGAAGGCTATAAAAACTATGCTTTGCCTgactaataatattataatacataagTTATGTTAAATTCCTTACTTCTCATAAGGACTGCATACTTGCACAATACTAAGAAATGCTTACACAACCAGCATGATTACCCTATTCTGCAGCAACAAATGTGACACTACAATTTTTATGCAGATGGTGCCCCTCTGGTTGTTGGCAAACACATGAAACACATTTTGGAGGAGTACTTACACAGACTAAATCATTCACAACCAATTTCTATGTCAATGGCTACCTCACCTCATTTACCAAACCTAATATGAGTTTTGGGAGTATCTTGAAGCCAGAAGCTTCACGCAGTTAAAGATATTAAAATGCAATTGTCTGGGAAGTAGTCAGCATACCAAATGAAATGTGCATTGTCAAAGAAAACCAATACACACTGGATGCTGGAGGAGTTGCATGTCGAATAGTTACTGTGATTGATCATGCATCATGATATAGTGGCACCATATAACAACTGTAGTATTTCAATCTCCACAATTCCCTTACCCTGTGCAATTTTACCTCACTATACCATACCATTTTGGAGATACAATTTGCtgaagtgtatctcagaacatctggtatgggtattaacacgtttattgaTAAGTGGAGAATGATGTTTCAACCTGGTTaagagagagagtttgcaactaaccgTTGCTGGACACTTGTCTCagaaacgagagtataaacgaatacaggattgtagggggcattgcagttggatgttaggttattaattagtacaggtataaaggtattcctttatattgctTTAATTATGGCTTTAGTTCTTGTATAAATaggacttctttaattttacatttgtttagatGTAAACAAAGAAGCTCTACTCCCTTCTAGTCCCTAAGAATTGTAATGAGAATGCGCCTGTCCCTGGAGAGAAAAAGATTTATATTGATCAACtgtctttttttgtaattaatgccATAGAAGTGGAGAAGAAAATGGCATTAAAGttgaaacatgaaaataaccTGTAAATTTGCTGTACATTTCTCAAAACCAAAGTCAGAAGCCAATACTAATAAAGGTACTTACCTCTTCGTGTATAGCTTTCATCTTGTCTTGTATGAGCCTATCTACTGTGTCTTCTGACATAAATCCAAAATTGACACATTTGAACCTGGGaaacaatgaagaaatattttgaatttatttttctttatatatcagTTGGCTTTTCCATCTTGGAAAGAGACAATTGGAATTTCCAGGAATAAAGAACTGCCTTAGTCAGCTCTATCTTATAAGACAATGTAGATTAATCAAGCaggataaaattatatatagagagagtttACAAAAATATACTTCCTCACAATGCAATGAAACTTTACAACACATCTTGCCtgataaaattattaagtttGTAATCAATGAAAATGAACTGGGAGCTAAACACACAGCAGAATATGTGAAGAGAGTGACTGTTCTAATGAGATTAAACAGGGATATGCtgctaattttattatttatcattaaagTTTCATGGATGTATACTGGCAGAAACTATACCTATTTGAAAAGCTATAATATTATTGTGTCTTCCACTTacttatgtttcaaaatattttggggaGAACTCTTTTCCCAAATGCTGTTTACTTGTGCTATTTTTGGTTCCTTTTCCTCAACTTCGACAGCTACCAGAATAATTATATCTGTGGGTCCACAGTGTAAACCTAGTTATAcgtaaagtaaaaaaacattacttgtgaaaaacaacaactaaaaacagAACCTATATGTACATCTACAGGTATATACAAATCACCATAAATATATCTAGGTTAGTCATGTCCACATTTTCTTTATCACCTTGCCACTAATACAATGTAGTTGTTCATTATGTTTGATAGATAACCTTAATAAAACCACTAATTATAGAAATCGATAACAATGTTGTTCTTTATGTTTGATAGataatcttgataaaattattaattatacaaatttataacaaTGTTGACTACATACTAAGCAATGTATGTAATACTAAGCAATTAATCTTGACTTCGTATGGAAGCTAACAGTATGTAATGCTGCACTGGTTGTTTAATCTAAACATTTAGGACtgcttaaataaaatacatattttttttccctCTCACAgctattttaattatgtttgcaTTAAATGACATTAGAGCTAATTGTACTTACTAATAGAAGTTTCATTTCAGAAGAATTATTGAACTTTtgctaaaataatttacaaattcaagagggaatcctcaatagccacaactttaattatatttcaaatggcTCAAGAGACGGAGCTGTGAACtcaaagtttgtacttgaaaaaaaacttgGAGCCATTCTACAAGCTGCTATGGCACAGTGAAAATTGTCAAAAAAATACTGTAAAGTACAAGTACAAATCATATAACAAGAACTTCACTGTGATATAGTTTTGTGTTACATTTTGTCAATCATTCCAGGTGagtcaattttattttatatcttcctACATTCTTGTAACCTTTCCTATAAAGTTCTGATTCACAAAACTGTTAGTATTATCTTTCTTTTGATTTGAAAAAACACAGTCTTTAAGTTCACTGTCTTTGATCACTGGCATGCAAAAAAAAAGAAGCCACCTAACTTTTTTTATAATTGCTAACCAAAAGGTTTTATATTAATGCAAGTTTTAAAtccattttcattaatttatgtacatgtatacacttttttaacatttattttggttgATTTTATTTGTCAATTAACTCTTTTTGcaatgggtcaaaggccatgtcatcgtgtttgttgacttgctttcaaaataaaaaatataaggttcttttaatatattctagcttaataatattagtaatttgagttcataatttgtatgaaactagaCTTTCTACTTtggcatcacaaacatctaattttaaatagtaCTACATTCATACTAAGTGActagctaaaatatatatttatgtgttcttctaatgtttactttcaaattaagaaattaactgatatataatattaaagtttgatttataatcTACAGTGTAATTCCAAACACATtgatataagtttataaaatagtagttcaataaaattttgaatgcaagtcaataaataCGATGACATGGCCATATGAACCATGAACTGCTGTGAAAgggttaaagttttttttctattctgaTATTTCAAGGGTACAAACACAGTATGCTTGAAATGATATTTGATATGGTTGGaagcaaaatgatttaaataagcCAATCTTATCTTCATTACCAAAAACTcatttcttgtattattatactgtaatattataatttaactgaagTATAATGATGAAGAAAGTCTTGAAAGAATCAGGAGTGTAACTGTGGCAGAAGTTGTtcgtaaatgtttttctttctagtaACGTATCACTTAGCTtagtttttatcactttgtttatGTCTATGCCAATCTTTGGGGAACTGATAGCAATACTGCTTTATACAGTTCAAAAGAACAGAAAAACATGTGTTTTAATCACTATCTTATAACTTTTTTAAGTTGAAATATAGGCAATTATATCATACTATGACAACCAAATTGAGAAACAGTGATTGGCTAAGTATCTATTAAACTATACTTGTGCTCATGTTTCAAGGTCAAATAGGTGCTCTTTCATTTAAAACTATTATGATTTTCCTCCAAGGAGTTTTTAAGTGCTGTACTTGCTCATTAAAAACTTGATAAATTCACAAATACTAATGAGTTTATTTAGAACATAGTGAAATAAACCCAAAATCAGTTTTCATTTGTTCTTCATAAATAAAACCTTTTCATTGAATATCCTTCAACTTGTAAACATTAACTTTCCTAAAATGTGTGAAAGAATGAGATGTTTATTATACGATCTTAACATTAAATGACAATCTACtttgttctttatattgtttAGGTTTGGGTTTACTTAAATTGTCTGCATTATGATTCAAAGATCTTTAACTTTGGATAAAGCTTGAGTGTCAGGAAGGTTCATATTTGCTTATTATGTTGTCTAGATTCTGATTCAAGAATCTTTACCTTTGAACTAAACTTACATTTTATGGGTATCTTTATTTCTTAATCTGTCtctatttgaagaaataaaattgtgcATAACTTACATAACAATCAAGTGCAAGGTTACACAGCATATTACAAACACCAACCTTTAGTCAGCTTAATGTGAACATTCTGAAATCCTCCTGGCTCAATTATTCCCCATGGTGGTTTAACATGGTATATTCCTAAATTATTTGTCTTTAACTGCAGGAAAACAAGTGTTAAACACACACGTATGTAATTCTAGAACCAAATTACATAACAATCTTCATAGTTTTTGACATAAAAAAATGAGCAtctgttgaaatataaatagcTGTCTACATTTTATAGTTACATCTTacatcttacatttctttattttaagagaaatacaataaaaaggtAGCATTGTCAATGAGATATGAAGGTAATTTGCTTTACCTCATATGCAACACAATTACTTGTAATGTTGGTAAGGGTAAGGCACACAGGAGCAGGCTCAGAGTCAATGCTTTCAGGGAAAACCAGCGTTGCTGGAGAACTATTTTGATTGCCTACTGCAAATTCAATGCTCAAACTGATTCTGACAGATGCTAGCTGATCATGGAAGAAAAAGAAAGCAAGGATAAACAGGAGATGGGGAAAAAAACTGAATACAATGCCAGTGAGAAAGGTACTCGACTAGCCAAGCAACCACTGAACCCAAACAGACAAGGTAGTCACTGGTACTAGTGGGGATGGGAGAAGTAGGACATTAAGGAAAGCAATGAGAAGTACCCCTGATTATAAGGAACATGTAAGAACAGGAAAGAAGAATAGGAGGCATATGAGGTTATCAAGACAGCCAAGCTACAAAAATCATTCGGGTGGATTGTTAATGAACAGATTTCATCTGAGTCTTGATTGATTcagaaactgtacaaaataaatacgTCTCAGAAAAGATGCCAGACATCAATCCCCAAGTTACATAGAGGATAAACTGTCCTGAGCCAAAACTACATCCCATCCTATAAGATTAATATCCCAATAATAAAGTAACCATGTATGTGACATCAGAGCCAAAAATGCAATGTGAGCTAAAGTGGAGGACAGAAAGGTAAGGATATCTGCAGAAAATCCCTCAGGATTTCTCTCAAGAGAAATGAATAGAAGAAGAACACCATAAGAAGGTGGTTAGGGTAAAACATTGGTGAGAATATTCAGCATAGTTAAAACCAACATTTGACTCAAAAACACCTCCATCCGAATAGGTGACAAGGAATCTAACAATTGTTGATCTAAAAACAGATAGTCTGCACAATGATAAGAAAGAGCAAACTGATAAGAAGTCCTTGGAGAGGAAAGAAGAATGCTAATCTCTTTATTTAATTGTGAGTCATTTGATGAGCATGTACTCAAATATCAAAGGAGGTATgaaaaaccataaaaaacatGGTAAGTAAGAGATAGGAGAAAGGGATAAAGTCCCACAAACCTGAGACACAAAACTGGTAAAGAACAAATTAGACTTAGATGATTTTTCAGGCTGTGAATAAGAAGGAATGGCTGACTCTGGAGATAGGAAAAGAGTATCAAAGTCCTCATTTTTCTGTATAGACTCTGGACAATGTCCTGGAGGAACCTGGACAATGTCTGGGGACAAAGGTTGACCCATGTAACATTCGATCTCCTGATGAATAAAAGCAGGTAAATCCACCATCAGGTCAAAAACAAGCCTGGTGTGACTCCCAAAGTGGTAACATGAACTTCAGAATTCACTGCACAATAAATCCAAGAGTGAAAATGTAGTTACAAgaattaattgataaatattaatatatgaattggtggaatgaatgaaaataaagacagaaagtaaccacttaatatttaaaaaacttatcTGCGGTATTGGAAGCACGAGCCAACCAAGAGAGTACAATTGAATACAGACTgtgccaaatgagaagtgatggtTCGATAGTGGAGTGTAGAGGGAGTTAAGTAACTTGACAATATCATGCTACTGTTGCTTAAGAGgtgacacatgatgatttacacGAGAAACATGGTGAGATATTGTAATTTCAACAGAGAGAGGAGTGAAAGGCTTGTGGTATACATAAAGTTcatatatagagggcagcactgaacaagaaaagCTGATCTTGTGAGCAGTGTTTACTGtatcaaaatttgttttcttactttgtaTCCAGTAAAAAATTTTACCATACCAAGTGATCTAAGACttattaatgaattatatattCCCTATGTTAAACAAGAGagcgaataaaataaaacaaaacattagaagacccaataaattaatatttgcctttttttcactttgtttgcCATTTGACTGAATGATAGCATAGTCTAGGATACACTACATAgaacaaaaaatcaaacaattgttttacatttataagaGTGCTGGTTTGAATcaatgaacattttattacatactgAGAAGATGGCATACTTGATTTACTATTATCTTTGCAGTAACGTTTTCCAAGTAAATCTCTCATTATTCATTGAAACATGTCagatacagttttaaataattggaaatcataaatatataattaatatacattatctCATTAAATAACACCTTTAGATCtgtatttaattagaaaattttACAATTCATTTAGATGCAAACACATAAATACATACTGCAGtgacaattttatttatacagcttCAATCAATAATTTACAAATTGATTTGAAGGTATATACAGAACATCAGTGTCACTTCAAcaaagtttgaataaaaaatatgaacttcCCTAAATGACGTACATATGGTTTAATTATACAAGTCGATGCTTCTGTTAGTCTGTCAATcttgattataaatacaaacaatatatttatatgcaaaaacggctcgtttgggctgagaaaacactttacatagaagagcgaacaacgtttcgaccttcttcggtcatcgtcaggttcacaaaggtatatatattttaacatgtgaTTTAAGTACACATTTTGTGTGTGCTGCTATTATTAACAGCTTacatcatgaaaatattttgagattttgtttttctttggtaATTACATATTTACACACAGGAATGAAAACAGACAAAAGAGTAGAAAATAACTGCCAAGGACTTTGCATTTGAAAAacttattcaaaaatattaaaaactttcaaaGTAAAGTACACATACAGAACCCCCCCCCCCAGGTAGAGAGGCAGCTGTTCAAGAGCTATATAATTGTTAATAGATGACTTCTTGATAACCTTAAATCTTCTTGTTGTTTTAGCTGGTAGCCTAATCTTTAGAATCTTCCAAAAGgctgaaataataaaaagtgtCTTCAAATATCCATTAAGTACATTCTTAGCATGACTGAGATGAGCACTAGGTCAGATTCCTGAACTAAGCCTGCTGAAATAACACTTAGAATTCACTTTCCTAACAATACAACCATTCTTCTAGTTTCCCTACATTTGCAATAAATAGAATCAAGTATATGTTATGGCCTATACCCACTACATTAACTTCTTTGCACATTTAGACTAACATTAACCTTACTCTAGATTCACATCCCAGCTGTTAAAATTCACTCCACAATAAATAACAATCACAAGACTTTACATAGTAGCTACTTACAGATACACAACAGTATCTAATCCCTGCCATGTCATGCAAAACAATATTGGTAAAAGTACATCCAATTTTAATCAACATATTTAACCCCAATCTGAAAATACATTGTTAATCACAAGCAAATACAAGGCAtctataatagaaaaataaaaatatgtaaaaatgaccTAGCAATAACATAATAACCATCTATAGCAACTACATGTTTCTCAAGTAAACTGCATTTTTAGTTACATGTATGCTGGGacaagtatgaaaaaaaaacacatttttaaggaaaacaacaataaacttcagataaatgtattttattctacCTCATGTTTTAGTCTATACATTTTTGAGtatcttaaatattaaattgtgttGTAACCTATGACATTTAAAGAccaataaaaatatactaaaactaaacattgggtagaataaaataaacgtttatcagAGGTTGTTTGTTGCCTTTCTTGAAAATGATTTCCATACTTCAGTCAGTGCTGAAAACTTTAGAAAGATGGTAATTAATTGTGCCATATTGGCTTTCTTATATgaatatattactgtttattttaagaGGAGTTGTTTGCATATTTCTAAGTCGACTTGTACATTCACATGTAACTATAAGAGTTAATTACTATTCTGCTCATAAAATCAAATTGCATTTGTTACTTACATTGCTGCTTATGAAGTTTTATATGACTTTAATTCAAGTCAGAGATGTAGTGACAAGATAGGCAATATAGATAAATGCCTAGGGTGCTGATTTAGTGAGGGTGCTTTGCTGTCATGTTGGTACTCTGTGAATTTGTACGTGTGTTAATCACATTATTGATAATTGACGTTTGTCAAGCATTATAATGTGTGCACACACTCATTGGAATTCAATTTACAAGTGATGCATCTGTGACACTAGTGCCATAgcacttgttttattttgcttgttttataatAGGCTCTATatgaaaatgagcaaaaataCTCAAGATTTCAAACCAGAAAAAGAAGAAATGCACATGAATTGGTGAGTCAATAATTTGCTAAATTTTTGAAGTCATGGATTTTTTTCAACTGAAGAACACAAAATTGAAGAAGAATTGataaagaataatgaaaaatcaATAAACAACATTGAAGAATCTTGTAGTTTTTTGCCATTGGCAGAAAAACCAACATAATATTGATGAATCTCAAGTTGAAGTGGTGGACGTTAAGATATGTACCAAATGAAAATACTACAGTATCTTGTTGAAAGGGATGCCAGAGGTTTTTTCCCAATATCGacattttatttagaatattcttCAAGTTTTCTGTTGAAATCGCTTCAGCAGAAAGAAGctttttagtaaattaaaaattaagaagtAATGTTGAACATAAACAGGTCAACAACAACTTAATTCATTTGCAGTTCTTTCCATGGGTTATAAAACagcaaaattattaaattttttaagtACATAACTAATATTCTCTCTCTTAAAACTAGTATATATGAAAAACTATGAATTCCTAGTTTGGATGTTCAGTGTGATATCTTTACTCTTGCATTACATGGTGAACATTATGGTAAACTGTACTTAAGTATCAGGCTGTTAGATATGAAGTATTGAATTTCCATGTGCAAATTTTAAATTCGATTTTTAGAAGATAACCAAACCAATACATTTCAGTGATGTTCCATAATTCAATAGACCTTAAACATGATATGATTTAACTTGATACTGATAACAGGTTTTGAACTGAAATATTCAGTGTTTGAGTCCtaacttttatttctgttaatagtGTCATTCCACATAACTTGATTGTAAGTGTTATTTTACAAATGCAAATTTTATGCTAGTCTTTAACAAAGCTGAATGACTTTTACCTCAAGTTAAATTAACTGGAAAGCTACAATTTAATGGTAAAAGCTTTCGTACTATAATAAAAACCTATGGattatagttaaataaaagtaacatttcacTAAACAAGTATGTTTCCAattctattacaaaaaaaaaagatttttcacCGACAAAGACTTCTCACTGATGAACTTGCCAACCTTCTGTCATCTTAAACGATAACAATCAGATTTGGACATGTTACAAAGTAGTTTTGTCTTCCAACCTAGTgtcattttcagtttttatatacatataagaaCACGTGATCTTGCTTTTTCTTATATTAGTTtaacataagttatttattttactttctaatgtAAGTAAATCAGGACAAGAAAGACCAACTTCTTGGTGACTTCAGAATACTTCAGTCTGCCTATATGTGCTAAAGCTTTTCTACAATTTACAGTATCTTAcctggttttttttattatatttagttatatggTCTGATTTTctttgatacatttttttaaaattttgtatttaaggaAAGAAAGGCTGtaaatataactgtaattattcagtttatttacttttttgtaccTTGTATTCTGTTTCTCTGTTATTTGTATACCAAAATCTTCAGGTTTACATGtggtttatttattcttttcttattattttattacaagaaaaatacCTTATAGTAATTGAATACAGATTGTTTAGTGTAGGAGTTATTATTTACTTCActtagtaatttaatatttcatgattatttagttttcatatcaagaattttaaagttaattattttaaaggcagtagttataataaattttgttatgcAATCTGGTAAGTGTCATAGGTTGTGTGTGTAGTTTAACTGTTGTAGTATTGTTGATGCTAGTTTTCTCAACACCTCCAACATTTTCTCTGTGTGTGAGTAGCTACATCAGTGTCTCCTTGTCTGTTGAAAGCCCAGGCAATTTATAGAACAGGTAATAAAGTGAGCACAAATTAAGAAAATGttcgtcagaaaaaaaaaagaagttacttATGAaagaatacgagggctgttcaaaaatacgcggactgtttgaattgcgcggctccagttggaaatccgcttggtgtcgctaggttcgcacagatcagctgattacgacgccattttccgattgcagatatcttcatttgtgtattagctacgcggttttaagtgaagtgcgattttttcgtttggcggatttcagaatgaatgatctgaaggagcaatgacttgctgtgaaattttgtgttaaacttggaaaatctgcgactgaaacttttgctatgcttaacacgacttacggtgatgttgctatgaagcgtacggcatgtttcaagtggcatgaatgttttaaggatggttgacagtccattgaagatgatgagcgtcctggatgtccttccacgtcaactgacgactccacgtcgacaaaatcaacaccctggtgcgggcaaatcgacgtctgactgtcagggaacttgctgaagagtgtgggatatcagttggatcttgttacgagattttcaccgaaaaattgaagatgcaccgcgttgctgcgaaattcagccctcagaactcgtgagttttttggccaaacactcgatcactgttcttccccaccccccctactcacctgaccttgctccttacgattttttcttgttccccaaactcaaaagacccttgaaaggaagaagatttgagacgattcccgagattaaggcaaatgcgacgaaggagctggaggacattacaaaagaagcgtaccaggactgtttcaacaagtggaaacaccgttgggataagtgtgtgcgttggggaggagagtactttgaaggggtcccagacctgtaacttctaaataaagtacattttgttttatgatgtcaatCCGCgtatattttgaacagacctcgtatatgaAGTTATCCAGTGTGTTAGTGACAAGTCTTAATGGGTGATTCATATAGTGTGCTTTGCTGTTGTGTTATAACAACTgagatagaaaaaataattagtcTTGGAGGTTTGACtctgtaaagaatttttgtatatacatttgacttgtttcaaatatattatttaaaaacaagtggactgtATGCTGCCTGTTTGTTGttcaaatttattgccaacaagttacAGGCACCTACTGTAAAAAATACCACCCCACATAGAAAATTCTGCCACATACAGTTAATGTGAAGTTCAGGACATTATAGGTCCTTATACCTGAACCTAGTGCTCCAATAATTTCATATCTGTTTATCTGTTCTTAAACAGCACATTCTAACTCACAGGCAAATAACTGAAGAGACAGACTATCTTCAGTTGTTTTTTGAATGTTAGTAAACAGTTATACACCACTCAAGGCTTGAAAGGTATGATGACAATTTCAgtactatacattttattttgtgcaCGTTTGAATTACATTCTA
This sequence is a window from Tachypleus tridentatus isolate NWPU-2018 chromosome 5, ASM421037v1, whole genome shotgun sequence. Protein-coding genes within it:
- the LOC143251280 gene encoding uncharacterized protein LOC143251280 produces the protein MSPLRKTFTPLLKTFISLCKTFTPLRKTFTPLCKTFTPLRKTFTPLCKTSTSSDTSINLQLVTEVRRRIFDEQNIAGWKDNYDQRDVERLKQDNWYCARFIKHQKEAIEDSLNMIRDTMKWRKEMGINDDESLAKVGSCSNLNPQISESVISVGKAQNSVHGEVCILDYAIIQSNGKQSEKKEIECYMGQPLSPDIVQVPPGHCPESIQKNEDFDTLFLSPESAIPSYSQPEKSSKSNLFFTSFVSQLASVRISLSIEFAVGNQNSSPATLVFPESIDSEPAPVCLTLTNITSNCVAYELKTNNLGIYHVKPPWGIIEPGGFQNVHIKLTKGLHCGPTDIIILVAVEVEEKEPKIAQVNSIWEKSSPQNILKHKFKCVNFGFMSEDTVDRLIQDKMKAIHEEGQAHSHYNS